The nucleotide sequence CACCAGGATGCGGTCGGCCAGGCGTTCGGCCTCGTCGAGGTCGTGCGTGGTGAACAGGATCGTGACCTCGGCATCGGCCAGACTGCGGATCAGATCGTGGAAATCGCGGCGGGCCTGCGGGTCGAAGCCCGCCGTCGGTTCGTCGAGGAACAACAGCTCGGGTCGCCCCACGAGCCCGACCGCGACATCCAGCCGGCGTCGCTCGCCGCCGGACAGGCCCATGATCTGGCGATCCGCCTTGTCCGACAGACCGACCCGGGCGAGCAACTCGTCGGTGTCCCACGGCCGGGGGCGCTGCGGCGTCGCGAACGGGCGATAGAACTCGCCGAGATGGGCGAGCAGTTCACGCACCCGCCACCGGGCGTGGTCGCGCCAGGACTGCAACACCACCCCCACGCGGGCCCGCCAGGCCTCGTCCGCGGTCAGCGGCTCGACGCCGAGTACCCGCACCGACCCCGAGGACGGCGCGCGGAAGCCCTCGAGGATCTCGATGGTGGTCGTCTTCCCGGCGCCGTTCGGCCCGAGCAGAACGACCACTTCACCCGCGCTCAGGTGCAGCTCGACGCCACGCAGCACGGAGGTGGAGCCGTAGGACATGTGCAGACCGGTCACGTCGATGACCGACTCGAATGTCGTGGTCATGATCCTGAGTGTATTGAACCTGCTACATATCGCCAGATCAGTGCGGCAGTCTGTCGACGCAAGGCCGTTGCGGGCTGCCCGGCCGACCCCGCCGGCCGAGCCAGGTCAGGCGAGATGGACCAGCTCGAGCCGGACGGTCACCCGGTCACCGGCGGTCAGGTGTTCGGCCGTCCGAACCGACTTCTTCACCGGCAGGATGTACGCCTCCTGCTCGGTGGAAGGGAACACCGAGGTCTCGAACTGCGTCGACCCGATGCGTGCGCGCACCTTGACCGAGCCGAACCCGGCCCGTCGTCCCGCTGTCAGGTCGGCGATCTCGTCACTGATGCCCTCGGGCACCGTCACGAAGTGCCATGAACCGCCGCCACCCCCGCCGGACCAGAGCCACAGCGTGGTCGCGAACTCGAAGTCGGCGGCCTCGGCAGCAGGGTCGGCCGATCGTGCGGAAGGTCGGTCGGGTGGGGGTCGTCGAACCATGCGGGCAGCGTAGGTGGGGGCGGTGACAATTCACCGTGTGATCGGGTGCGATCGCCTGCCACGCTGAGGGCATGGAGCCCGACCTGCCGGTCACCGCTGCGCTCGCCATCCCCGCGGCCGAGCTGAGTTGGCGGTTCTCGCGGTCGAGTGGACCGGGCGGTCAGGGGGTGAACACCACCGACTCCCGGGTCGAGCTGATCTGGGACGTCGAAGGCTCCCCGATCCTGACCGACGACCAGCGAGAACGCCTGCTGGACCGGCTCGCCGGCCGCCTCGTCGCCGGCACCCTTGTCGTGGTGGCCTCGGAGTACCGCTCGCAGCGCCGCAATCGCGGCACTGCCCGGGACCGGCTCGCGGCGCTGGTGCGCCAGGCCCTCGCGCCGCCGCCGCCCCGGCGTCGTCCCACCCGACCGAGTGCCGGTGCCCGACGCCGCCGGATCGAGGCCAAGAAGCGCCGTTCCGAGACCAAGCGCCTACGCCGTCCCGGCGACCTCTAGACCCCGGTGATCATGCAATCCGTGCACGTTTTGTGCACGGATTGCATGATCACCGGGGTGTGGATCATCGGGAGTTGGGGAGCACCGCGGTCAGAGCTGGCGCGGCACGGCCCCGGTGAGCCGACAGACGCCGCGCATGAACCGGTGCCCGCGGTCGGCACCCGCGCCGAACATGAGCGGGCAGCCGCCCGGGATGAGCCGGACGCCGAGCTGGGCGGCGACGTCCACGGCGTCCTGGCTGAAGCTCCCGCCGCCGAACGACCGGTGCATCCAGACCTTGGTGATGCCGAGCTCGGCGCATTCCCGCACGGTGGCAGCGGCGTGCTCGGGTCGGGTGGCGATCACCACCGCGTCCACGCCCCCGGGGATCGCCGTGACGGTGGGGTAGCAGCGC is from Kineosporiaceae bacterium and encodes:
- a CDS encoding DUF1905 domain-containing protein, with translation MVRRPPPDRPSARSADPAAEAADFEFATTLWLWSGGGGGGSWHFVTVPEGISDEIADLTAGRRAGFGSVKVRARIGSTQFETSVFPSTEQEAYILPVKKSVRTAEHLTAGDRVTVRLELVHLA
- the arfB gene encoding aminoacyl-tRNA hydrolase, coding for MEPDLPVTAALAIPAAELSWRFSRSSGPGGQGVNTTDSRVELIWDVEGSPILTDDQRERLLDRLAGRLVAGTLVVVASEYRSQRRNRGTARDRLAALVRQALAPPPPRRRPTRPSAGARRRRIEAKKRRSETKRLRRPGDL
- a CDS encoding CoA-binding protein, with protein sequence MVSITEAAAEFLTARRIAVTGVSRQAGSHGGNAVLTGLRSRGFEVIPVNPAATEVEGVRCYPTVTAIPGGVDAVVIATRPEHAAATVRECAELGITKVWMHRSFGGGSFSQDAVDVAAQLGVRLIPGGCPLMFGAGADRGHRFMRGVCRLTGAVPRQL